agaatagattTTTCAGTGAGGTCAGACATGTCTTGTGTGCAGCActtttgaaattattatttaaagcagGGTATTTATATATATCCTAACATATGTCTGCAGGGGATATTTAAAGTCAGCTGTGAAGAAGCAGGTTTCTACTAATATCCTGCTATATAATTGGCTACATTCCTACTTGGAAACTGGCCAGTATGATTATAGTCTGTTGAAAAGTGTTTGCTGCCCAATAGGTCAAGTTAATAATATAAGTTTATCAGGGCAGTAGCTCAAATTTTAGAAATAGCCTACCACGTGTTGCAATCCATAGTCTAATGGAAAAGGTGAGTATGGTGAATATCTGTGCATCGTGATCAGCAGGTTAAATAAAATTTatagaaaaaatattatatgGAACACTGTGGACCTGGAGGACTAGATGACTCATTTCATGGTTTATTATGGtctaaaagaaaatgtcagtCAAAAATACTGTTAATCTTTTAATGCATGAATAAGTCTAAAGTCATTCACGTCATGAAATATTAACTGTGCAGTCTGCACAAGGATTATTATTAGTTTGCTCAGGAAAAATGAGCAAATAACAGGCTGCGGGTTATACCACACTGTCGTTATATGAATCTACACATGCAACAGTATATACAACTGTAAACTACTTAAAACCAAAGTATTCTAATACAACAGTCCTTCGATAAATCCTACATTTATGAAGGTTATTAGGTTCAGTTTAGGTTTAAGGttttgtaaagttgtgtttgaGTGTCCATCCCATTTATATCAATGACTGTAGACTAAATGTTAGAAACACTTCTCAGTAAAACACATACACCACTAAccacagcctccaaaatgaccatgaaATTAAATCAACACCTTTCTAAAAGTCTCATAAAATATGGAACAACCGTCATGAAGGTAGGATTTCCTGCTGGGCTGTTGTAGTAGACCGCATGTATTTTAGTGAGGTgtatctaataaactggcaactgagaaTAGACTCTTTTAATATTGTCAGACTCTCATAAAAAACAACCCTGGTGTCATCTGTGTAGCCCAGCATCTGTAGAGCCTTTAATCTCAGTCACAAAGGGGTTCACAATCCCCCTGTTGTCAAACAATGCATGAAAGCTTCACCCACCAACCTTTTACGTCATCTAAAAGAACAGACAGCATGTCTCCTGTTGAACACAAAATATTGTAAACCAGCAGTTTTCAACTTGGGGTCCGGGGACctccaggggtccttgagggagTTCTAGGGTGTCCCCAGAAAAATGgggaatattttaatttcactgtaaTTTAATTGACTAGAAGTTAGCCTAATGAGAGAATGAATAAGAATGACTCTTCTATTCATAAGTTTCACACTCTTCATTGTTTATCTGCCAATCTACAGTTTTCTACCGTCTGTTTTATTGCCcaaattataacattttgtaGCATATCATCATAATCACAAACCTGTGGAGCAACCTGTTAAATAAGAAGTCGACCACAATGTgcttcttttatttaaaaaaaaaaaaaagcctcctgTTTGGCTGGCACAATTATCCAAAAGGCTCTTTTGCCAAATTTATTTTGAAGACTAACTTCCTGGTCCTGGTCTGTGTATCTTTGTGTAACTTGACGCTGCACCGCTTGGCTTCCTCCTTGTCACTCCGGCTGATGTCACGCAACAGGACCCTGTGGAGGGAGGAGGCCCCCCCGGTCCCGCTGGAGGAATTCGGGATAGGGGCGTCATCGTGtggaaaaataaagcattacacATTTTTGCTGCTCTTTTGGAAATGTTTATTACATGAATGAGCTCAGTTCAGCACTAGTGGACCACAGACAAAAAGTCCATTAAAGTTATATTTGAGTGGCTTCAAgtctttttgtgctttttgacTTTATATTTAGAACACCCACAAGGATATAAAGCAGTACAATTGTAATATAAGAATGGGCATCTTTACTATAAGtaacatttttgcttaataaagagaaaacatgGAATATTTCTTTCCCAGTGTATTCATGCAGTCTGTTAGAATAAGCAACAACACGTATTTGTATTCTGTGAACAAATATGAGTTGTTCTTTTAGACTTTCTCCTTGACCCCTAACCAGAACACTCCCAGAACAACATCAGTCAAGTTCCAGTTTTGATAAAATTCACTTTGTGTCAGCACTGCAAGTCCAACATAAGTTAAAAGGGCATTTCAGATGGGTGCACAGGTGCCAAAAATACTGATTTCCTGGCTACAGTAACAGCAcacatgatgttttatggtgctCTTAGTGAGATTAAAAAGTGCACTTACCGTCCAAGAAATGTCCACTGGCACTGTTGTGTATCAGTCTTTCAAAATCATAATCTATTCAACTCAAGCAGATTCATATCCCACTTGATCAATGATGTAttagtaaatgaaaaaaacaaaacatttcagctctcagtgttTGTCTAAGAAAATGTGTCTAATTATGTTCTTCAAATTGTTCTTAAAGATCTTTTGTTGTAGTTATGATCATGCCTTTAACTGGACTGCTTACTTACACGTACTGCTGCAGGTGTTTGCTTTGGCTGGATTACATTTGAAACATCTTCTCACAGCTTCAGATGACTCACCCACTCTTTTGACTTGCCTGCTGTTTCTCAAACTTTTCTAAGTTTACTAGTTCCCGTAAGTTCACTGACCAGTAGAGCGGCCTAACCATCTCAATCATTCTTGTgtgaaaagacaaatatttgCATTAAATCGGGTTAGATAAACCAGATCTACTTTTCCCTGAAATCATATAATATCAAGCCTAAGACCATTTAAAACATCCATCacttaaataataaaagaaaaagagtgagTGCTTTTAATCAGCAGTCAGTGACACGATGTATATTTCATTCAAATAATGTAGCCTATCTGCTTAGTTGAAGCCACCCATGAAGGACACACAGTATTACTGGTAATCAACAAATTGTTTGGCCTGGTTAGGTATTGCATAATTTTAGTGATTATGTCTCTGCAGGTCACAGAGTTTCTATTTCTTCAATAAACTCAGCAATCTGCTCTTGTATGTTGATACAACTCCTTAATTTTCCTaatcaaaccaaaaaaacaactttttatcAAATCAGTATTGAATCAATCAATAGTAGAGCGCTGTTAGCAAAATAAATTGAGCATTAGAAGAAGAGCGTAGGATGCTCTGAGTGATGTTTATCAAAGATAAGATCTGAtctgtatgtgcatgcatgtgtgtcttggagtctctctgtctcattatTTATGAGTTCATATcatgctgtgtgtctgctgtgggCTGTTGTACCAAATCAAGGTTATCGATCAACTCTAGGTAAATATGCAGCAGTTATGACCTTTGTACTCAATCAATAGAAGCTTACTCTTGCATCTGATTGGAGCAGGCTGTCAGGCGCCTGTTATCCAGCAGCCCTTATTTTTGCCCCATCCCCACCCTGATGCAGGAGACACTGAGGAGACTTCACTCCTAAGAAGATGGCTCCGACTTTGGCTTTGCTGCTCCTCAGTCAAGTAGCCTTATATGCAACTGTCACATCCAAGAAAGGTAAAAATTATAGCAGGATGATCACTACATTTGTATTTAAgcatgaaattaatttaaatgtgcTTAGTATTTCTATTTGACTTGTTGCCAATCACTGTCCTTCATCTGCTTGCTTATTGATTCTTATGCACCTTTTGCACAGAGTTGATGGTGACgcattaaaagtaaagtgtGCACAAATTTCACAACTTTCTAATCTACACAATGGATTATGGTGTGTAGAATACTGTTGCTGtattatggcaaaaaaaatatttttttgtcccGTAGTTATTTATGTAATTCACGATATAGCTTCAGTGTGTGAACATTATTGCTGTGAATTCTGCCCCTTTTACATTTGTCAAATTGCATTTTTGGTCTTTAACAAGTATGTGGCCGACCTCCTATCACTGACGGGATTGACGAGACGACACTTAAACGTGTGTATGAGGTTGGAGAAGAGTTGACCCTCTCATGTGAGAGGGGGTACTTGCCTTCAACGGCAAATCCTAGAAGGATGTCGTGCTCTCCCGCAGGAGAGTGGACACAGTCAGACCTGACATGTACCCGTGagtttactgtttatttaaactatttattaaatatgtggctttaatacatttatagaGTGATGCCCAAATGAATAGTATAATGTTATTGTCCAGAGACTGCCGTGTATTGTAAGGTTTATTTTACCTCATGATGCCCCAACTTTATCTGCGTCACTACATGATGAGGTCCAAATTCTTCACAGGCTTTTCTACAATGACAAGAGCAAAATTTGGCATTGATTGATATATCATAATAATATTCATGATGtataaatcaatcaattttaaGTATACAAGCACAAGATACTAGTTTTTAGCAGTTTTAACTAAATACAGGCATATTAGTTTTCAAAAATCCATACCATCTGACTGTAATAATATAccagtaaaaaaataacatgttttggtGGTCCTAGAatatgtgtgtatagtgtatagtCGAATATTGTTGCAATAGCTAAAAAGAATATGAGCCAGGGAACAAAGAGAtcaaaagattttatttttttccagagtaAAGGAGTGTGGTAGTGGTCCTAAACATGTGAAGTGAATTTTTAGCAGATATATTCTAGGTACCAAAGCCCAAACTGTTCAGTTGTAAGAACAAAAAGCTGTAATTGCATTAAAAGAAGCTGTTTATTGTCTTATTAAATCCATTCTTTCCTAGCTTGATTACTGAGACACAATCAGTAACGATTGTATTCTATTGTCCTGCTCATAATCCTCTCAGCACATGATTGCTTAGTTTTCTCTCACCTACAAGAGATGTACATTCAGTGTTGTCAATAATGCTACATCTGTTCCACAGCTAAGATGTGCCCAATCCCCAGAGCTCTGCAGCCATTAGCAAAGGGGAGGACAGAAGCTCCATTCAAGAGTGTGATTAACTTCACATGTGATGATGGGTAAGAGTGAATAGCAGTAAACGTCACTTTTCAGTTCCAAAAAGAACCCTAACTACCCTAATTTATATAAATTGGATGGAAAAAAGATATTAGAAATAGTATAAACCAATACATTTCTCTGAAAcagatgaaattaaaattgattaaaaaccTAAAAAGTATGATTTATTATAGCACTGATCTTTTATACTGCTATAAGTgtatctaataaactggcaactaaGTGTATTTCAGACTAATATGATCTTCTGTTCTTCAGGTATGTCATGCAAGGTGCCAATGAAAGTAGGTGTTTACATGATGGCACCTGGAGCCATCAACCACCACTCTGCAAAGGTACTGGAGATAAATATAAGTAGTGGAAATGGTGACATAGTTCATAAGTAGAGAGCAAACACAACACTTGTATCACATAGTACACTTTAAAGTAGCCAAGTTTTCCATCTAATTAGGAAACTGTTTGACGACCTGACCTTTGACGATAAAGCTGATATCAATATAACTCCAtcattttttcttcctccaaAGCTGTGAGTTGTCCCCTGCCCAAGCCACCAAGAGATGGTAGAATTGTCCATGATAAGCCGGTTACCGGAACCTCCACCGTGTATGGACAGGGTTGGACATATGAGTGTGACCGGCCCAAGGCACCGAGTGTGGAGAGAGGATCCTGCATGGCTGATGGAAGTGTCCCTGAACCTCCAGTGTGTCGAGGTATGCAGACGATATCAGCGTTCTCCATATTCTTAAATCATCTCTTCCCTTTTATCTATTTCTCTCCTTTGTCATGAGCTGTGGACCAAATCCAAGACACCACTGGATTCAACACAGTTTAGCCGGTCTTCCAGTCTTTTCCTTTCTTAGAAACTGCACAATCATAGCAACTGAATAATACCACCTCACTTTTCTGACCTCATCCCAGAGGTGAGCTGCTCCATCCCACCAAGCCTACCTAATGGATTCATCACCTTTGCTGTAATGAGACCACATGGCTACAAGGAGACGGTTAAGTACGCCTGCAATGACCACTATGTACTGGATGGAGAGGCTGAGGTACAGTGCAAAAACACAGGGAACTGGTCAACCCAGCCAGTCTGCAGAGGTGAGTCATGGGGAAAGTCTGATCTTAAAAACCACCCTGATGCTAAATGTCTGTGTTTAGGTATCACTATGGGAAACGTTTCTGGGTTCAGTTAATCAACAGTCAATGATTAAACCAAAAACGGGCAGATGAAAAGTATTATGTTGgtaaagagaaggaaaaaactGCTCTTAACCTTTAGCGTTACTTTCATGCAAACTTGGCAGTGGAGATTCAAATTCGCTTCAAACCAACAGTCATTTTATAACCCACTATCTGGATTTGGAATGTCTGGTGAAAACATACTGCGACTGCTTCATTTTTCCACCCAGCTCCATGCACAGTTGGCATCAAAAGAGGCCGTATCTTCTACAATGGCAGGAAACTCTGGATCGCAGACCTGAAACCCAACAGAGTCCTCCATGGAGAACCTGTAGTCTTCTATTGTCTGAACAAAGCTGACAGGTGTGGCTACCCTGTGGCCAGCATCTGTAAAGATGGGACCCTCACCATCCCAGAGTGTTTTGAGCGTGAGTTCCCTTCACTTTGATCAATCCAATCCAATAAATGAATTCTTAAACTCTTATACAGGTGCAATGCGTGTACCTagtgtgagaaaaaaatcaatgagaCATGAATAAAATTACATACTGTAGTGAACATACTGTTGTGACTCAGTCAAAATAGAGATACACAAATCAACAAAGACTGTGAGATTAACTtaccctttatatctacatgcCATAACTGATGGTATAACCCTTTTTCCTGTAAAATGTTACACAATAGGTCTGTCAGATGACTTTTGGAAAAGTCCATAATGCAGTCAGATAAATGCTCTTGCTGTTGCTTCCTTTTAGAACCTGGCAAGGTGGAGTACCAGTTGAGGGCCAAAACCCTTCCGTCAGAAATCCAAATGTGCGCTGCTTCACCCCCTGCAGGATCTGCATAACTTTACACAGAACGACCTGAAACACCATGTAGACTGACAGGATATGAATGATCGGATCATGTATGATGAATCTGTAAAAATATGCTGCAAGACAGAGGGCACCGTTGATATCGGCCACTTTCATCCTTTATTTTGCCTGTCATTGTTAGCTTATAATAAAATGGTAGCAgtaattattaataaaataatgaaaatgtgttttcattaagGCTGTAAAGTTAACCGAAGAAGCTGTGAACCTGTATAGTTTTCAATCTGCAAATACATACATACCTGTACCGAGGTtacaataaaaactgaagatCAGAACTATGAGTGTCTGAAATTATTTCTCTGCCAatattataaaatgacaaactggACAATGTTGTATGTAagttaaataaagaataatgtATAACAGGTATTATATAGCAGAAAGAGACAAGACTGAGATATCCAAGCCAGAGGATAATAATAGGCTACTAACAGGAGAGGGGCTGACACAGCTTACAATGTGATCTGACATCCTTTCCTGGAAGATTTCATACAAATTTACACCTTATTTGTGTGTGAATCTATCCTCTTTCATAACTGCCATGCGAGCTTAACCACTCTCATGTGATATCATGGTGTGAACAACCCACAGAGGTACTGGGACTCCCCATCAGACATGACCTTGACCTCAGTGTTACATGGCTGCAACACCGGGCTCCATCTGAAAACTCGAACATTGACACGTTGGGACTAACAAACTGTGTTCTGAGTAAACCACTATCTTGTCACCAGTCGCAACAAAAACCTCAAAATGCTTCATACTATAGCCTCTTTCTCAATGGTTGAGCTCAAGCTCCAGCTACAATAGACAAGGTGGAGGAATAAACAAACTCATTTAAATTGTCAGTTGCACAAAACTAAGTCATATGCTCCTCTCAGCACCATAAACCAGTATCCATGTAATTATATAGACAAGTGCTCAAACAAATTAAAGTGGTTTGGTTCTCAGAGTTCTGTTTGATGAAAAGTTTACCTGGTGTCAGCACACTGAAAAAGTAGAACGCAAGTGCAAAAAGGTCAACAATACACTGTGTTGTCTGTCGGGGCAAGATTAGGGAGTAAACAGGACAtctctgttaaataaatattgggCTCCTATGGGAGCAGTTCTAGATTATGGATGCATAGATTATACTGTCTGTAGCAGCAATAAACCTTAAAAGGCAGGGTGTAGAACAGGCTCAGGCTCTTCAAATTTGTAGTGGGGCATTTAAAACATCACCAGTGTTTGCAATGCAAGtggaaatgagagaaatgcCACTATGAATTAGGAGGGTCAAcctgatgttttaatgttaatcTGCGAAGAAGTAGTATATCACAGCCTACAGTGTTGGGAGCATTATGAGTCCAATTTTGATAGTCTTGGGTTGATAGGGAACACCAAGGTACAAAATGTGGGCCTCTGTAATCTAAAACTAAGGTCCACTGTTCCATTATCAGCTATACCTCACTGCAAAATATGAAAGAGAAACCTGAACTGGTGCCAACTTGGGCAATAGCACAAAACCTCAATCGTACTCTCAACAGTTGGTCAATATTGGTACTACAATACAATTCAAAAGACCCTGAGGCTTATCCCTCACTGTGAGGTGGTAGTAAAAAAGAGAGCAACAGGCCATTTTTCAGTATATCCAGCTGAATTACTAGGAACATTGTTAACATTACAGTTAATGGAGGAAAAATTaccaacacagtgtgataattGCCTCTGACTGTTTGCATTCTCAAGCAT
The DNA window shown above is from Thunnus maccoyii chromosome 2, fThuMac1.1, whole genome shotgun sequence and carries:
- the LOC121887451 gene encoding beta-2-glycoprotein 1-like codes for the protein MAPTLALLLLSQVALYATVTSKKVCGRPPITDGIDETTLKRVYEVGEELTLSCERGYLPSTANPRRMSCSPAGEWTQSDLTCTPKMCPIPRALQPLAKGRTEAPFKSVINFTCDDGYVMQGANESRCLHDGTWSHQPPLCKAVSCPLPKPPRDGRIVHDKPVTGTSTVYGQGWTYECDRPKAPSVERGSCMADGSVPEPPVCREVSCSIPPSLPNGFITFAVMRPHGYKETVKYACNDHYVLDGEAEVQCKNTGNWSTQPVCRAPCTVGIKRGRIFYNGRKLWIADLKPNRVLHGEPVVFYCLNKADRCGYPVASICKDGTLTIPECFEQPGKVEYQLRAKTLPSEIQMCAASPPAGSA